A part of Uloborus diversus isolate 005 chromosome 6, Udiv.v.3.1, whole genome shotgun sequence genomic DNA contains:
- the LOC129225257 gene encoding protein lin-9 homolog translates to MADSLENESVAALLSMKSQARHIPTTPSPVPARRDCSPRIRKRNRLIYNDHEDTTYTLSRSSPRKTVRVTSPTPTAVLPALPDKRVAQKVGLKLRNLLKLPKAHRFLCCEWFYSNIDQPLFLRENEFTRCLSDLFPNLKTRKLTRVQWCKIRRLLGKPRRCSPEFFAEERASLELKRSKIRQLQLRKNVDLDQFKDLPSEIPLPLVIGTKATARVRSPQDGLFYGSIDAVDTSNSTYRITFDRPGLGTFSIPDFEVLSNDPPEMMPITAFAQKIRPRNMYFTPRFIPIPSWPQQDNDPLLGEATSQPDVSFIDDGMLGGFPKKFLALLVRVTKILAIKKKNLNLLKKMHTDAERNLSRGQPMTFEFQKSYAALVLDFEHLDKDLSEYLNKVQTYCLEIAPEQGLQPVLQPSTIKDQCLKEALGYIEQRSEDENSPVVKNQNIVMLIAQLCSLMSQLKHLSTSEYNSFEFKSLSDTLIEIQSKLKKNNISLFKNDVEIHINHIRDGISQMGSLHAFSSQNM, encoded by the coding sequence ATGGCGGATTCCCTTGAAAATGAATCTGTAGCTGCTCTTTTGAGCATGAAAAGCCAAGCCAGGCATATCCCTACCACCCCATCCCCTGTTCCTGCAAGAAGAGATTGTTCACCTAGGATACGAAAACGGAATAGATTGATATATAATGATCATGAAGATACTACGTATACATTGTCCAGGTCATCCCCTAGGAAAACAGTTCGTGTTACTTCACCTACGCCTACTGCTGTATTGCCTGCTTTGCCGGACAAACGCGTAGCTCAAAAAGTAGGTCTCAAACTTCGCAACTTGCTCAAATTACCTAAAGCTCATAGATTTCTGTGCTGTGAATGGTTCTATTCCAACATCGATCAGCCCCTTTTTCTCCGGGAAAATGAATTCACCCGCTGTCTGTCAGATTTATTTCCGAACCTGAAAACACGCAAATTAACTCGGGTTCAGTGGTGCAAGATCAGAAGACTGCTGGGAAAGCCTCGAAGATGTTCTCCAGAATTCTTCGCAGAAGAGAGAGCTTCACTTGAGTTAAAGAGAAGCAAGATCCGTCAATTGCAACTTCGTAAGAATGTTGACCTGGATCAGTTTAAAGATTTACCATCCGAAATACCTCTGCCTTTAGTTATTGGAACAAAGGCAACAGCAAGAGTACGTAGTCCACAAGATGGTTTGTTTTACGGGTCCATCGATGCAGTTGATACTTCCAACTCGACGTACAGAATCACATTTGACCGTCCTGGTCTGGGTACTTTTTCGATTCCAGATTTTGAAGTCTTGAGCAACGATCCTCCCGAAATGATGCCAATAACAGCTTTTGCTCAGAAAATTCGACCGCGCAATATGTATTTCACGCCCCGATTTATCCCGATTCCTAGTTGGCCTCAGCAAGATAACGATCCTCTTTTAGGAGAGGCCACTTCTCAGCCTGATGTATCATTCATCGATGACGGAATGTTGGGAGGCTTTCCGAAAAAGTTTCTCGCTCTTCTTGTTCGCGTAACAAAAATACTggcaatcaaaaagaaaaacctgAATCTCTTAAAAAAGATGCATACTGATGCAGAAAGAAACCTGTCTAGAGGACAACCCATGACTTTTGAGTTTCAGAAATCGTACGCAGCATTGGTTCTAGACTTTGAACATCTAGATAAAGATTTATCTGAATACCTCAATAAAGTTCAGACCTATTGCCTAGAAATTGCACCTGAGCAAGGACTTCAGCCAGTGTTGCAGCCAAGTACAATTAAAGACCAATGTTTAAAAGAAGCTTTGGGCTACATCGAACAAAGAAGTGAGGATGAAAACAGCCCAGTTGTAAAAAACCAAAATATTGTGATGCTTATTGCTCAACTGTGCTCGCTCATGTCGCAGTTAAAGCACCTTTCAACAAGTGAATacaattcatttgaatttaagtCTCTTTCGGACACATTGATTGAAATCCAATCAAAACTTAAAAAGAACAATATCTCATTGTTTAAGAATGATGTTGAAATCCATATCAATCATATTCGTGATGGTATAAGTCAAATGGGAAGCTTACATGctttttcttcacaaaatatgtaa